From the genome of Streptomyces ficellus:
GACAGGCCGAGGCTCGCCTCGTCCCGCGCGATGTCGAGGTCCTCGCGGACCGTGTTGCGTGTCTCCTCGGGCAACGGCTCCATGCCGCGCTCGTACCCGCGCCGCGTGCGGCCATTCCCGGGCCACCGGTGCCGCCCCGGGAAACGCCGACGGCCCCGCCGGCGGGGGAAGGCGGCGGGGCCGTGGCGGGACGGAGGGGGGCCGTCCCGAAGGGGGATGTCTTTCGTCTGCCCCCGGTCCGGCGGGTCATGCCTGGGTCAGCCGGGGCGGTGGGCGTGGACGTAGAGATGGGGTTCGGGTTCCGCGTCCGGCCCGTGGGGACGGTAGAGCGCGGTGTGGTGGTGGACGACCTCCAGGCCCGCGTCCTCCAGCACCCGCAGCTGGTCCGCGGCCGCCAGGCTGCTCACCGTGACCCGGTGCCCCATCCACTCGATGTCGAGGTTCCTGACGTCACCGGGCACGGTGGCCATGGCGAACGCGCCACCGGGAGCGACCCACGACGCCATGGCGGACAGGGACGTCTCCACCTCGGGCTGGTCCATCATCAGCAGCGGGAAGAACGCGCACACCGCGTCGTAGCCGCCCTCCGGCGCCCGGTAGGCGCGTACGTCGGCCTGCCGGAAGTCCGCGCCGGGCACCCGCCGGCGGGCCAGCCGGACCATTTCGGCCGACACGTCGATGCCGGTCACGGCGAAACCCGCCCGGACGAGCGTCTCCGCGGCGGGACGCCCGGTGCCGCTGCCCACGTCCAGGACGCGCGCGCCGGGCCGGAGCCGGCCGGTGAGCCAGTCCAGCGCCTCCAGTTGACCGGGCACGTCGGCGAACACCTCTTCGTACCGCGCGCCGACCGCGTCGAAGACCTCGGCGGCCGACGCGCCCCCGGGCCGTGGCACCTGGCTCACGCGACCCACCTCCGTGGTCGTACGGGATTGAAGCGACGACGGTACCGGCCCCCTGCCGGGGCCCGCCAGGGCGACGTCCGGACGGCGGACACCACCACCGCCCCCAGCCGCCGCGAGCGCCTGGGGCAGGGGCACTTGGGCGGGCGGGACGCAACTTCGACAGGGTCCGCACGGGCGGCTACTTTCACCTGGTCCTCGTTGGGCCGCCCACGGTCACGGGGACTCCTTCAGGCTGCGCCGGCCGCGACAGGACGAGTCGTTCACCCCGCACGCACCCCGGCACACCAACACCCGCTGACCACGGAGAGACGCATGCCCCACCTTGCTCTGTACACGTTCGGCGTACTGACGTCACCTCTCGCCGACCCCGCGCCTCTCACACGCGAGTTCTACGACGTGGGGGAGTCCGTCTACCGGGCGATGGGTCAACACCCCGGCTACCTCGCGCATGCTGAAGCGGCGGACGGTGACCGGGGCGTGCTCTTCGACGCGGACTGGGGTGCGTGGGGAGAGTTCGCCGTACCGGCTTGGTACGGCAAGGGCCGTACACCGGAAACCACCGCCCTGGCCGCCTCCCTCTCGCTCTGGACCGACCTGCGCTCCGCCTTCGACGCCGTCTACACCGGTCCGCACCGTACGGCCCTGAGCAGGCGTTACGACTGGTTCGAGCGGACGGGGCACCCGAACCACGTGCTGTGGTGGGTCTCCGACGGCGTGATACCCACCTGGCACAACGGGGTTTCCAGGCTGGAGCACCTCCATGCCCACGGCGCCGCACCGCACGCCTTCACCTTCCACGACTCGTTCGCCCCGGACGGGGGCCCGGCGGCGGCCGTCCGGGCATCGCGCGCTCGCCCGGCGCGGGGCGCCGTGTGAAGCTGGGCCGAGCCGAGCGGAGGCCTCGTCGACGGGTGTGCCATGGAAGCAGCCAGCAGGACCGCGGGCGGCCCGGACGGGGCCGGTCCCGGGCGGTTGCGGCGCCGGGCGGACGCGTTGCGGCACGGCTCGTCGCCCGTGGCGACCGCCGCGCGCCGCGCGGTGCGCGTCACGGTCGCGTCGTGTGCCGGGTTCTTCGCCTGCGTGTACGGGTGGGGCCTGCCGGTCGTCGGGACGTACGCGCTGTTCGCGGTCGTCGCGATGGCGGGGCTGTCCCGGATCCCGGGCACGGGACGTCAGCGTGCCACCGTCGTCGCCTCGCTGCTGCCGGCCGGGTGGGTGCTGGTGACCGTGGGGACGTTCCTCGCGGTACGCACCTGGACGGCGGTGGCCGGGATGCTGGTGCTGGGGTTCGTGATCGCCTACGCGGCGGTGGCGGGGCCGCGCCTCGCCGGGGCGGCGCCCGGACTGCAACTCCTGTACATCCTGCCGTGCTTCCCGCCGTACGCCCCGGACACCGTGGACCAGCGGCTGATCGGCACCACCCTCGGGTTCGTGCTGCTCGTGCTGGCCGAGGCGCTGATCTTGCCCGATCCGCGGACCCGGTCCTACCGGGCGCTGGCGGCGGACGCCTGCGAGGTGGCGGCCGGCTGCGCCGGACAGTCCGCCCGGCCGCCCTGGACGGTGGCACCGGCCATGCGCGCACGGGCGGCGGCCGCCGGGGAGGCCCTGCGCCCGTCGCTCGTGCCGGAGGCCGAACGGCCGGGCGGGCCGGGCCTGCGCCAACGGGCCCTGGCGCACACCGGGCTCACCGCCCGGATGCTGCTGGACCGCCTCGCGGCGCTGCCCCCGCCTCCCGGGGGCGGTCCGCCCAGTGAGCGGAGCGCCCGGGTGATCGCGGCGGTGCGGGAGGTCGCGGGCCACACCGCCCGGCTGCTGCGCGGCGAGCCCGCCGGCGCCTCGCCCGGGTACGAGGCCGCCGTGGAGTGCCTCCGCCGGGCGCGGACCGTGCCCCCCGGACCGCCGGGCGGTTCCGCGTCCGGGCCCGGCGCCGACCGCCCCGGGCCCGAGCGGCTGCGCCGCCGCGCCGCGCTGACGGGCACCGCCGCGGTCGCGCTCGCCCTGTCGCGGGCCGCGTCGCTGGCGGTGGCGGGCCGCCGGGAACGCCGGGCGGTCGCCGCCGGGGCCCGGGCCTCGGACGGCACGTTCTGGTACGCGGCGCACGGCTCGGCGTACCTGTGGGTCATCCGGGTGCGGGGCCATTTCAGCGTCCACTCGGTGTACTTCCAGAACGCCGTCCGGCTGGCGCTGGCGCTGGCCGTGGCGCGCACGGTGGCCGGTCTGGACTCCTTGCCGCACGGCTTCTGGGCGACGCTGGCCGCGCTGTCGCTGACGCGCACCACGGTGCACCAGACGCGCTCGACGGTGGCGGCGGCGCTGACGGGCACCCTGGCCGGGGCGCTGGTGGCGGGCCTGCTGCTGGTGGTGCTCGGGGCCGACACGCTGGGGTACGCGGTGGTGCTCCCGTTCGTCATGCTGGTGGCGTTCGTGATGGGCCCGACGCGCGGGGCGGGCTGGGCCCAGGGCATGTTCACGGTGGTCGTGTCGGTGGTGTTCGCCCAGCTCGGGCGGGCCACCTGGCAGCTCGCGGAGGTGCGGGTCCTGGACGTCCTCACCGGCAGTGTGATCGGGCTGGTCCTGGGGCTCGTCGCCTGGCCCAGGGGCGCCCGGGGCGAACTGCTGCGCTCCCTGGCGCGGATGCTGCGGGCGGCGGCGGCCACCGTCCGGGAGACGGCGCGGGCGGTGGGTGACGACGGGCACGCGGACCGGGACCGCCCGGGCGGCCGGGACCACGTCGAGGCGCTCCGGCACTCCCTCACGCTCGCGGAGTCGGCGTTCGCCCAGCGGCAGAGCGAGCCGCCCTCGCCGCACGAGCGGCAGCTGGACTGGCAGGCCGCTCTGATGACGGGCCACCACGTGCTGCGGGGCGCGCAGCGGCTGCGGCGGCTGCGCCGGGAGGAGCCGTCACCGCTGGGCGCCGCCCCGGCCGCGCGGATCGCCGGGTACGCCGACCTGCTCGGCGCCCGGTACGAGCGGATCGCCGCGTCGATCGAGGGGAAGCGGGCGTACGACGGGACGGGTCCGGGCGGCCGGTGTCACCCGGCGGCGGGCCCGGCCCTCTCCGAGGAGTGCGACGACGTCGGGATGGCCACGCTGTCGCTGTACTTCGACACGGCGAGCTGGCTGGAGACGCTCGCCACGGACGCCGACCGGATCACCCGGCACCTCTCCCCCGCCGGCCCGGCGCCCTCCTGACCGTCCCGGCCCCCCGCGGGCGGCGCGTTCACGTCCCCGGGACCGGGTCGTGCCACGTCTCCCCGGCTCCGGGGAAGTCCGCCGCCTGCGACGGGCCCCAACTGCCGGGCGCGTACGTGTGGACGGGCAGGCCGGGTGCGAGGGCGGGGTCGACGGCGCGCCAGGCGGCCTCCACGGTGTCCTGGGGGGCGAACAGCCAGCGCTGCCCGTCCAGGGCCGCTCCGATCAGCCGGTCGTAGGGTCGCATGTCGTGCTCGGGGCGCTCGCTGAAGGACAGCGGCTCGCTCTGGGCCTGCCAGCCCGCGCCCGGCCGCTTGCCGACCAGCGTGAGCGTCAGGACGCTCTCGGGCCGCACCTGGACGCGCAGGGTGTTGGCGCCGGCCGACGAGCCGAGGCCGAAGATGTCCCTCGGCGGTCCGTGGAAGGTGACCCACACCTCGCTGGCGCTCACGGGCAGCCGCTTGCCGGCCCGGATGAGGACCGGTACGCCGGCCCACCGCCAGGAGTCGAGGTGGAAGCGGGCGGCGACGTAGGTCTCGGTGCGGCTGCCGGGTGCGACCCCCGGCACGTCCAGGTAGCCGTCGTACTGCCCCAGCAGCACGTCCGCCGGGTCCAGCGGGCGCAGCGCGGTGATGACGCGGGCGCGGGAGTCCTGCCACTCGGCCAGCCCCGGGCCGTCGGGCGGGTCGGCGGTGACCGTGGCGAGCAGCTCCAGCAGGTGGTTCTGGAGGACGTCGCGGACCGCTCCGGTACGGTCGTAGAAGCGGCCGCGGTCGTCGACGCCGAAGGCCTCCGCCATGGTGATCTGGATGCTCCGCACGTGGTCGCGGTCGAGGAGGGGTTCGAGCACCGAGTTCGCGAAGCGGGCGAACATCAGGTTCTCCATCTGCTCCAGGCCGAGCCAGTGGTCGACGCGGAACACGGCTTCCTCGGGGAACACCTCGTGCATGGTCGCGTTGAGCTCCCGGGCGCTCTTCAGGTCGGTGCCGAAGGGCTTCTCGACCATGATGCGGGCGTGGTCGGCGCGGCCCACGGCGGCGATGCCCCGCGCGATCCGGCCGAACAGGGCGGGGGGCACCTCCAGGTAGTACAGGACCCGTCCCCTGTCGCCCAGTTCGCGGTCGAGCGCCTGGTAGGTGGTGTCCTGGGTGAGGTCGCCGTCCACGTACCGCAGCAGTCCGAGCAGTTTCTCCGCCCCGGCGCCGTCGGCGGGGATGCCGTTGTGTTCGAGCGAGGCCCTGGCGTAGTCGCGGAACCGCTCCAGGTCCCAGCCGCCGGTCGCCACACCGATGACCGGCATGTCGAGGACACCGCGTTCACACAGCCCGACCAGCGCGGGGAAGGTCTCCAGCTTCGCGAGATCGCCGGTCGCCCCGAAGATGACGAGTGCGTCCACGCGTTCCGTTGTCATGCTGCCTCCAGGAGGTCAGAAGTGCCGACGGTCCAGGGCGTCGTCGAGGGTCGTGGCGGCCATGATGAGCGAGAGGTGGGTGAAGGCCTGGGGGAAGTTGCCCAGTTGTTCGCCGGTGGGGCCGATCTCCTCGGCGAAGAGCCCGACGTGGTTGGCGTAGGTGAACATCTTCTCGAAGGCGAACCGGGCCTTCTCCAGTCGTCCGGCGCGGGCGAGGGCGTCGACCCGGAGGAAGCTGCACAGGCTGAACGTGCCCTCGCAGCCGCGCAGTCCGTCGGGCGAGGCGGCGGGGTCGTAGCGGTAGACCAGGCTGTCGGACACCAGGTTCTCCTCGATCGCGTCGAGGGTGCCCAGCCACTCAGGGTCGGTGGGTGACAGGAACCCGACGCGCGGGGTGAGCAGGAGGGAGGCGTCCAGGACGTCGCCGCCGTAGTGCTGTGCCAGTCCGCCGCGCGCGGACGACCAGCCCCTGTCCATGATCTGGGCGAAGATGGCGTCGCGCGTGGTCCGCCAGCGGACCAGGTCCGCGGGGCGGGAGAACTCGGTGGCGAGGCCCAGCCCCCGGTCCAGGGCGACCCAGCACATGACGCGGCTGAAGGTGAAGTCCTGCCGCCCGCCGCGGGTCTCCCAGATGCCGTCGTCGGGGCGGTCCCAGGAGTTCGCCAGCCGGTCCAGCACCTCGGCGATCGCCTTCCAGCTGCGGTGGTGCGGCCGTGTGCCGCCGCCCCGGCCCTGGGCGAGGGCGTAGAGCGCCTCGCCGTAGATGTCGAGCTGGAGCTGGTCCATGGCGGCGTTGCCGACGCGGACGGGGGCCGAGCCGCGGTAGCCCTCGAAGTGGTCGAGCACCTCTTCGGGAAGGTCCGGATCGCCGTCGACCCGGTACATGATCTGGAGCGGTTCGCGGTCGCGTCCCCCGCCGCCCGGGCCGGGTCCCGACGGGCTCTCGGTCAGCCGGGCGGTGAGCCAGTCGGTGAACGCGGTCGCCTCCTCGACGAACCCCAGGTCCAGCAGCGCCCGTACGGACAGGGAGCCGTCCCGTATCCAGGTGTAGCGGTAGTCCCAGTTGCGTTCCCCGCCGACCTGCTCGGGGAGCCCGAGGGTGGCGGCGGCGACGGGCGCGCCCGTGGGCGCGTAGGTGAGGAGCTTGAGGGTGATGGCGGCGCGGTGCACCATGTCCGGCCACCGGCCCCGGTAGTGGGTGGTGTGGATCCACCGCTGCCAGAACCTCACCGCGTCGTTCAGTTCGTCCTCCAGCCCCGGTACGTCGATGGGGCCGGGGGGCGCGCCGTCGGGCCGGCACACCGTCAGGGCGGCTCCGGCCTTCTGTCCCGCGCTCAGGTGGATGGTGCCGTAGGCGTCGTCGCCGGTGGCGCCGCCGGGGCCTCGCTCCAGGGGGAACGTGGCGCGCAGGTGCGCGGCCGTGCCGGGGCTGCGGAAGGTGGCGTGGTCGCCGTCGACGTGCAGGGTGTGCGGGGCGCGGGCGAAGTCGAAGCGGGGCGCGCAGCGCAGCCGGAAGCGGACGGTGCCGCGCATGCAGCGCAGCATCCGTACCAGGACGTGCCGGTCGGTCGCCGCGCCGCCCGGGGACGGGGGCATCCAGTCGAGCAGTTCGCCCACACCGTCGGGCGACATGAAACGGGTCACCAGCACGGCCGTGTTGGGGTAGTACAACTGCTTGCAGGTGCCGCTGGGGTGGTCCGGGGCGATCTCGAAGAACCCGCCGCGGTCGTGGTCCAGGAGGGCCGCGAAGAGGGCGGGTGAGTCGAACCGCGGCGCCGCGAACCAGTCGACGACGCCTTCGGACGAGATGACCGCGGCGGTCTGCAGGTCGCCCACGAGACCGTGGTCGGCTATGGGAGGGTAACGCTCCACATGGGCTCCTCGTGTGGTGCGTGGCCGTCTCCCCCCACTATCCGCCTCGCCGGTCCTCCCGTCGCCCCGAGACGCCTTCCCGCAGGCCAGGCGCTGGGTGCGGGGCGGGCGGCCGGTGTGCGAGGCTCAGCCCATGCGGTACATCATCATCGGCGCGGGCGCGGTCGGCGCCACCATCGGCGGGCGGCTCGCGCAGGCGGGCAAGGAGGTCGTCCTGGTCGCGCGGGGCGAGCACGCACAGGCCCTGCGGGCGGACGGACTGCGGCTCACCACGGCGGAGGGGACGCGGGTCCACCGGCTGCCGGTCGTCACCGGCCCGGCGGACGCGGGCCGTCTGCGGCGGGACGACGTCCTGCTGCTCACCGTGAAGACGCAAGGAGCGGTCGCCGCCCTGGACGCGTGGGGCGACGCGGAGGTGGCGGGCGGCGGCACGGCGGCCCAGCGCCTGCCGGTGTTCTGCCTGCAGAACGGTGTGGAGGGCGAGCGGATCGCGCTGCGGCGGTTCTCCCGCGTCCACGGCGTGTGCGTCTGGCTGCCGTCGACGTTCCTGCGGCCGGGCATCGTGTCGGCGCTCTGCGCCCCGCTGACCGGCGTCCTGCACCTCGGGCTCGCCGCGGGTGGCAGTGACGCGTTGTGCCGGGCGGTGGCGGCGGACCTGACCGCCGCGGGCTTCGGGGCGCCGGTCGTCGACGACGTGATGCGCTGGAAGTACGCCAAGCTGCTGTCCAATCTGGGCAACGCGATCCAGGCCACCACCGGCCCGGAGGCCGCGCCCGCGAAACGGGCTCTTTTGGGGCGGGCGGTCCGCGAGGCGGAGGCGGTGTACGCGGCGGCGGGCATCGCGTACGCCTCCGCCGCCGAGGAGGCGGAGGCCCGCGACGGCAAGGCCGAGCAGCCGGCGGAGGTGCGGGGTGGCTCGTCCTGGCAGAGCCTGGCCCGGGGGACGGGATCGATCGAGGCGGACTACCTGAACGGCGAGATCTCGCTGCTCGGGCGGCTGCACGGGGTCGCGACCCCGGTCAACGACGTCCTGCGGCACGCGGCGAACATCTTCGCGCGCAAGGGCCTGCCGCCGGGTGCGATGTCCGTCGAGGACCTCACGGCCCTCGCGGACGAGGCCACCGCCCGCACCGCCGGTCAACCCCCGGGGTAGCCCCCGGGGCCCCCGGGGCCCCCGGGGGCTTTGGGCGCGCGGGGGGTCCGGCACCGTACAGTGCTCCTGGGCGCGGCACGAGCATCGGGAGAGCACGTGACTGCGGTGAGCCTTGAGCACAGGACCGTACCCGCCGACACCGGCGAGGTGACCCTGCTGATCGCGCGGCAGGTCGAGCCGGGACACGAGGCCGTCTTCGAGCGCTGGGCGCGGGGCATCCTCGCGACCGCGGCGGGGTTCCCCGGTCACCTGGGCCACGGCCTGTTCCGGCCGTCCGCCGACGGCGCGCCCTGGTTCCTGATCCACCGGTTCCGGGACGCCGAGGCGTGCCGCCGCTGGCAGGAGTCCCCGGAGAGGGCGGCCTGGTTCGCCGCCTGCGAGGGGCACCACCACATCGAGGTGGCGCGGCGGGAACTCACCGGGATGGAGACGTGGTTCGCCGAGCCGGGCGCGGTGACGCCGGCGCCCCCGCGGTGGAAGATGGCGATCAGCGCCACGCTGGCGATCTACCCGATCTCCCTGGCGGGCAGCTATGTCCTCGTCCCGCACCTGACCGGCCTGCACCCGGTCGTGAGCAGTGCGGTGATCGCCTGCGTCTTCAACGTCCTGATGACGTACGCGGCGATGCCCGCGGTCAGCCGCCTGCTGCGGGGTTGGCTCCGCGGACCGCGGGCGTAGGGGACGCCCCTGCCCGGGCCGCGGAGCCGGATCCGGTGGCGGCTTCGGTGCGGGCGGCCGGTCGGTGAACCCTCGTGGCGCGTGGTGGGGGCAGCAAGGGTTTCCCCTCTTTCTCCGTGGTTTCTCCGTCTGACATCTTGCGTTCGCCCCCTACACACTCGGCCCGGCTGCCCGACCAGCACGCCGGGACTCGGAGGACGCGTTGATACGTCACATATCCCGTTGGCACCCGGCGAGATCGCTCACGGCCGCCGCGGCCGTACTCGGCTCGACCCTCGCCCTCGTCACTCCGGCCGCGGCCCTCGGCAGCGCGCCGGACGCCGCCACCCCCGTGCCCGCACCGGCCGTCGCGCCGGCGTCGGCCGCCGCGTGGGTCGCGGGCACCCGGGCCCACCTCGTGATCACCTCGCCCGGTGACACCTCCGCCGTGCGGGCGGCCGTGACCGCCAACGGCGGTTCGGTGTTCGCCGCCTACGACGCGATCGGCGTGATCGTCGCCCACTCGGCCTCGGCCGGCTTCGCCTCCGCGATGCGCGGGGTTTCCGGAGTGCAGCAGGTCGGTGCGACGCGTACGTCGGACGTGCCGGCCGACGCGTACGACCCCGCCCTCCCGGCGAACCCGCCCCAGGCGTCGAACCCGCCGGCGGAGAGCCTGCGCTGGGACATGACCCAGATCAACGCCGACAAGGCGTGGGCGGTGAACCCCGGTTCCGCGACGGTCAAGGTCGGTGTGCTCGACACGGGCGTGGACGACCGGCACCAGGACATCGCGCCGAACTTCAACGCGGCGGACTCCGCCTCCTGCGCCTACGGCAAGGCCGACACCCGCGCGGGCGCGTGGCGGGACGTCGGTACGCACGGGACGCACGTGGCCGGGACGATCGCGGCCGCCAAGAACGGCAAGGGCGTGGTCGGTGTGGCGCCCGGGGTGAAGATCTCCTCGGTCCGCATCGCCGAACCGGGCAGCAGCCTGTTCTTCGCGGAGAACACGATCTGCGGCTTCATGTGGGCCGGTGACCACGGCTTCAAGGTCACCAACAACAGCTATTACACGGACCCGTGGCAGTTCAACTGCCCGGACAACGCCGACCAGGCCGCCATCATCGAGGGTGTCCGCAGGGCGCAGGAGTACGCCGAGAGGCGGGGTTCGCTGCAGGTCGCGGCGGCCGGCAACTCCAACCTCGACCTGGCGAACAAGACGGTCGACACGGAGAGCCCCAACGACTCCACTCCGGTCAGGCGCCCGATCACCAACGCCTGCCTGGACATTCCGACCGAGCTGCCCGGCGTCGTGACGGTCGCCGCCATGGGCAAGGGCAACGTCAAGGCGTCGTACTCCAACTACGGCAACGGCGTCGTCGACATCGCCGCCCCGGGCGGTGACGGTGCCTCCGGCGTCTACTCCACCCTGCCCGGCGGCAAGTACGGCAACATGAACGGTACGTCGATGGCGTCGCCGCACGTCGCGGGCGTCGC
Proteins encoded in this window:
- a CDS encoding glucose-6-phosphate dehydrogenase — its product is MTTERVDALVIFGATGDLAKLETFPALVGLCERGVLDMPVIGVATGGWDLERFRDYARASLEHNGIPADGAGAEKLLGLLRYVDGDLTQDTTYQALDRELGDRGRVLYYLEVPPALFGRIARGIAAVGRADHARIMVEKPFGTDLKSARELNATMHEVFPEEAVFRVDHWLGLEQMENLMFARFANSVLEPLLDRDHVRSIQITMAEAFGVDDRGRFYDRTGAVRDVLQNHLLELLATVTADPPDGPGLAEWQDSRARVITALRPLDPADVLLGQYDGYLDVPGVAPGSRTETYVAARFHLDSWRWAGVPVLIRAGKRLPVSASEVWVTFHGPPRDIFGLGSSAGANTLRVQVRPESVLTLTLVGKRPGAGWQAQSEPLSFSERPEHDMRPYDRLIGAALDGQRWLFAPQDTVEAAWRAVDPALAPGLPVHTYAPGSWGPSQAADFPGAGETWHDPVPGT
- a CDS encoding class I SAM-dependent methyltransferase yields the protein MSQVPRPGGASAAEVFDAVGARYEEVFADVPGQLEALDWLTGRLRPGARVLDVGSGTGRPAAETLVRAGFAVTGIDVSAEMVRLARRRVPGADFRQADVRAYRAPEGGYDAVCAFFPLLMMDQPEVETSLSAMASWVAPGGAFAMATVPGDVRNLDIEWMGHRVTVSSLAAADQLRVLEDAGLEVVHHHTALYRPHGPDAEPEPHLYVHAHRPG
- a CDS encoding FUSC family protein produces the protein MEAASRTAGGPDGAGPGRLRRRADALRHGSSPVATAARRAVRVTVASCAGFFACVYGWGLPVVGTYALFAVVAMAGLSRIPGTGRQRATVVASLLPAGWVLVTVGTFLAVRTWTAVAGMLVLGFVIAYAAVAGPRLAGAAPGLQLLYILPCFPPYAPDTVDQRLIGTTLGFVLLVLAEALILPDPRTRSYRALAADACEVAAGCAGQSARPPWTVAPAMRARAAAAGEALRPSLVPEAERPGGPGLRQRALAHTGLTARMLLDRLAALPPPPGGGPPSERSARVIAAVREVAGHTARLLRGEPAGASPGYEAAVECLRRARTVPPGPPGGSASGPGADRPGPERLRRRAALTGTAAVALALSRAASLAVAGRRERRAVAAGARASDGTFWYAAHGSAYLWVIRVRGHFSVHSVYFQNAVRLALALAVARTVAGLDSLPHGFWATLAALSLTRTTVHQTRSTVAAALTGTLAGALVAGLLLVVLGADTLGYAVVLPFVMLVAFVMGPTRGAGWAQGMFTVVVSVVFAQLGRATWQLAEVRVLDVLTGSVIGLVLGLVAWPRGARGELLRSLARMLRAAAATVRETARAVGDDGHADRDRPGGRDHVEALRHSLTLAESAFAQRQSEPPSPHERQLDWQAALMTGHHVLRGAQRLRRLRREEPSPLGAAPAARIAGYADLLGARYERIAASIEGKRAYDGTGPGGRCHPAAGPALSEECDDVGMATLSLYFDTASWLETLATDADRITRHLSPAGPAPS
- a CDS encoding DUF3291 domain-containing protein, whose amino-acid sequence is MPHLALYTFGVLTSPLADPAPLTREFYDVGESVYRAMGQHPGYLAHAEAADGDRGVLFDADWGAWGEFAVPAWYGKGRTPETTALAASLSLWTDLRSAFDAVYTGPHRTALSRRYDWFERTGHPNHVLWWVSDGVIPTWHNGVSRLEHLHAHGAAPHAFTFHDSFAPDGGPAAAVRASRARPARGAV
- a CDS encoding glycoside hydrolase family 15 protein, producing the protein MERYPPIADHGLVGDLQTAAVISSEGVVDWFAAPRFDSPALFAALLDHDRGGFFEIAPDHPSGTCKQLYYPNTAVLVTRFMSPDGVGELLDWMPPSPGGAATDRHVLVRMLRCMRGTVRFRLRCAPRFDFARAPHTLHVDGDHATFRSPGTAAHLRATFPLERGPGGATGDDAYGTIHLSAGQKAGAALTVCRPDGAPPGPIDVPGLEDELNDAVRFWQRWIHTTHYRGRWPDMVHRAAITLKLLTYAPTGAPVAAATLGLPEQVGGERNWDYRYTWIRDGSLSVRALLDLGFVEEATAFTDWLTARLTESPSGPGPGGGGRDREPLQIMYRVDGDPDLPEEVLDHFEGYRGSAPVRVGNAAMDQLQLDIYGEALYALAQGRGGGTRPHHRSWKAIAEVLDRLANSWDRPDDGIWETRGGRQDFTFSRVMCWVALDRGLGLATEFSRPADLVRWRTTRDAIFAQIMDRGWSSARGGLAQHYGGDVLDASLLLTPRVGFLSPTDPEWLGTLDAIEENLVSDSLVYRYDPAASPDGLRGCEGTFSLCSFLRVDALARAGRLEKARFAFEKMFTYANHVGLFAEEIGPTGEQLGNFPQAFTHLSLIMAATTLDDALDRRHF
- a CDS encoding ketopantoate reductase family protein → MRYIIIGAGAVGATIGGRLAQAGKEVVLVARGEHAQALRADGLRLTTAEGTRVHRLPVVTGPADAGRLRRDDVLLLTVKTQGAVAALDAWGDAEVAGGGTAAQRLPVFCLQNGVEGERIALRRFSRVHGVCVWLPSTFLRPGIVSALCAPLTGVLHLGLAAGGSDALCRAVAADLTAAGFGAPVVDDVMRWKYAKLLSNLGNAIQATTGPEAAPAKRALLGRAVREAEAVYAAAGIAYASAAEEAEARDGKAEQPAEVRGGSSWQSLARGTGSIEADYLNGEISLLGRLHGVATPVNDVLRHAANIFARKGLPPGAMSVEDLTALADEATARTAGQPPG
- a CDS encoding antibiotic biosynthesis monooxygenase, with amino-acid sequence MTAVSLEHRTVPADTGEVTLLIARQVEPGHEAVFERWARGILATAAGFPGHLGHGLFRPSADGAPWFLIHRFRDAEACRRWQESPERAAWFAACEGHHHIEVARRELTGMETWFAEPGAVTPAPPRWKMAISATLAIYPISLAGSYVLVPHLTGLHPVVSSAVIACVFNVLMTYAAMPAVSRLLRGWLRGPRA
- a CDS encoding S8 family serine peptidase gives rise to the protein MIRHISRWHPARSLTAAAAVLGSTLALVTPAAALGSAPDAATPVPAPAVAPASAAAWVAGTRAHLVITSPGDTSAVRAAVTANGGSVFAAYDAIGVIVAHSASAGFASAMRGVSGVQQVGATRTSDVPADAYDPALPANPPQASNPPAESLRWDMTQINADKAWAVNPGSATVKVGVLDTGVDDRHQDIAPNFNAADSASCAYGKADTRAGAWRDVGTHGTHVAGTIAAAKNGKGVVGVAPGVKISSVRIAEPGSSLFFAENTICGFMWAGDHGFKVTNNSYYTDPWQFNCPDNADQAAIIEGVRRAQEYAERRGSLQVAAAGNSNLDLANKTVDTESPNDSTPVRRPITNACLDIPTELPGVVTVAAMGKGNVKASYSNYGNGVVDIAAPGGDGASGVYSTLPGGKYGNMNGTSMASPHVAGVAALMASADPTATPADIRSRLGVQAVDVACPADSRCTGTTARNGFFGEGQTDALKAVGGTTPPPGGYFETTTDVTIADNATVDSPITVSGVTGNAPAALKVGVDIAHTYRGDLVVSLVAPDGTVYPLEDFADNDGTDNVRKAYTVDASAEVANGTWKLRVRDIARQDTGKIDAWNLTF